From the Clostridium cagae genome, the window AGATATAGATGAAAGTAAAGAAATTTTAGAACATCATATAATTGAAGCTTTTAATTATAGAAAAAATATAGATGGAGAAATTATATAGTAAATATAAGGAGAAGTAAATGTTAAACTATGAGTTATGGTTTATATTGTTAGATATAAGCAATAAAGAAAAAATAAATTTGATAGACGAATATGAAAGTGAAGAAAATATATACAATAATTTTGAGAATATATTAAAAGAAAATAAAAAATTGCAAAAAAAACTTGGAAATTTTGAAAAGAATGATTTGGTTTATCAAATTATATCTGTAAACAATACATTAAATCAAAAAGGTATAGGATATATAACGTACTCTAATCCTTTATATAAAGAGAGATTAAAGCTACTTTTGCCAACACCATATTATTTATTTTATAAAGGAGATATAAATTTAATAAATGATAAATCCATAGCTATTGTAGGTGCAAGAAAATGTTCTAATTATGCATTGGTTGTGACAAAGCTCTTGACAAAGGAGATTATTACTAATAATATAACGCTTATAAGTGGTGGTGCAAGAGGTGTGGATTCCATAGCTCATAAATCCGCTTTAGAAAATGAAGGAAAAACTATTATAGTTTTAGGATGTGGAATAGATGTTGTATATCCATCAGAAAATATAGCTTTATTTTCAAAAGTAATTAAAGATGGATTAATTATTTCAGAATTTCCATTAGGAACTAAACCTTTAAGGCATAACTTTCCATTAAGAAATAGAATAATAAGTGGTTTGAGTGAAGGTGTTATAGTTGTAGAAGCAAGTGAAAAAAGTGGGTCATTAATAACAGCTAGAATAGCACAAGAACAAAATAAAGATGTATTAGTTGTTCCAGGTTCTATTTTGTATGAAGGAGCAAAGGGGTCTAATAAGTTGATCAAAGACGGTTGTGATGTTTTAAGTAGCATAGATGATTTGAATAAATTTTTTGATACAAATCACATAGATATTGAACCAATGAAAATTAGGCCAGAAAAAAGAGAAATATTAGATATGATAACAGATGCACCAATTCATATCGATGATATATTTAAGAAAAGTTGTGTTGACAGAGGGGCTTTATATGCGTTATTATTTGAAATGCAAATAAAAAATGAGATAATTTGCCTTCCTGGTAATTACTATATAAAAATAATTTAAAACAAATTTAGGGGGTGAGTACTTCATAAAATTTTTTATGAAGTTATAAATATGGGTCAAAAACTTGTAATCGTTGAGTCGCCAGCAAAAGCAAAGACAATTGGTAAATATTTAGGAAAAAATTATATTGTAGAAGCATCTATGGGTCATATAAGAGATTTACCTAAAAGTAAATTAGGTGTTGATATAGAGAATAATTATACACCAAAGTATATAACAATTAGAGGCAAGGGTGAACTGTTAGATAAGCTAAAGAAAGCAGCTAAAAAATCTGATAAAGTATATTTGGCAACTGACCCCGATCGTGAGGGAGAAGCTATATCATGGCATTTAGCTAACATTTTAAAAATACCTGAAAATGAAAAATGCAGAATAGTTTTTAATGAAATTACTAAAAGTGCAGTAAAAGGTGCTATAAAACAAGCTAGAAGTATAGATTTAGACTTAGTTGATGCGCAACAAGCTAGAAGAATATTAGATAGACTTGTTGGGTATGAAATCAGTCCAATTTTATGGAAAAATGTAAAATGGGGTCTTAGTGCAGGTAGAGTTCAATCAGCAGCATTAAAATTAATTTGTGATAGAGAAGAAGAAATTAAAGCATTTATACCTAAAGAATATTGGTCTGTTGATTGCGTATTAAAAAAAGATAGAAAGAAATTTCCAATAAGACTTTCAACTTATAAAAATAAAAAAATTGAAATTAACATAGAAGAAGAAGCTAATAAAATAAAGCAAGAACTTGAAAGTGGTAAGTTTATTATAAAGTCAATAAAAAAAGGTAATAAGGTTAAAAATCCATTACCACCATTTACAACAAGTACACTTCAACAAGATGCTAGTAAAAAGTTGAATTTTATGACTAAGAGAACTATGTCAATTGCTCAAGCTCTTTATGAAGGTGTAGAAATTAAGGGATATGGAACTGTTGGTTTAATTACTTATATGAGAACAGATTCTATGAGAATATCTGAAGAAGCTCAAGAAAATACAAAAACATTTATCGAAAGTACTTATGGTAAAGAATATTTACCAAGTGCTCCTAGGATATATAAAGGAAAGAAAAATATTCAAGATGCTCATGAAGCTATTAGACCTACATACGTAGAAATTACACCAGAAGTAGCAAAAGAAAATTTAACTTCGGAACAATATAAACTATATTCATTAATTTGGAATAGATTTGTAGCAAGTCAAATG encodes:
- the dprA gene encoding DNA-processing protein DprA, whose product is MLNYELWFILLDISNKEKINLIDEYESEENIYNNFENILKENKKLQKKLGNFEKNDLVYQIISVNNTLNQKGIGYITYSNPLYKERLKLLLPTPYYLFYKGDINLINDKSIAIVGARKCSNYALVVTKLLTKEIITNNITLISGGARGVDSIAHKSALENEGKTIIVLGCGIDVVYPSENIALFSKVIKDGLIISEFPLGTKPLRHNFPLRNRIISGLSEGVIVVEASEKSGSLITARIAQEQNKDVLVVPGSILYEGAKGSNKLIKDGCDVLSSIDDLNKFFDTNHIDIEPMKIRPEKREILDMITDAPIHIDDIFKKSCVDRGALYALLFEMQIKNEIICLPGNYYIKII
- the topA gene encoding type I DNA topoisomerase, whose product is MGQKLVIVESPAKAKTIGKYLGKNYIVEASMGHIRDLPKSKLGVDIENNYTPKYITIRGKGELLDKLKKAAKKSDKVYLATDPDREGEAISWHLANILKIPENEKCRIVFNEITKSAVKGAIKQARSIDLDLVDAQQARRILDRLVGYEISPILWKNVKWGLSAGRVQSAALKLICDREEEIKAFIPKEYWSVDCVLKKDRKKFPIRLSTYKNKKIEINIEEEANKIKQELESGKFIIKSIKKGNKVKNPLPPFTTSTLQQDASKKLNFMTKRTMSIAQALYEGVEIKGYGTVGLITYMRTDSMRISEEAQENTKTFIESTYGKEYLPSAPRIYKGKKNIQDAHEAIRPTYVEITPEVAKENLTSEQYKLYSLIWNRFVASQMSSCVLNTNSIDILNGEYKLKASGSTINFDGFMKIYEYLNEDDEKSVTLPVLEEGEELTAVSIDEKQHFTQPQPRYTEASFVKLLEEKGIGRPSTYVPTISTLVGRSYVVREKKNLIPTELGFIVNNIVSEYFTQIVDADFTADMEKKLDNVEEGSESWTQIVEEFFTPLKIAIEKAEKEISKVVIEDKVSDVKCDKCGRMMVIKRGRYGEFLACPGYPECKNAKPIVEELDVPCPECGKTIVVKKSKRGKKFFGCSGYPECTFVSWYEPVKDKCPKCDSYMVLKYSKTKGKYIKCSNGDCDYTKELKEDKTE